One Robbsia sp. KACC 23696 DNA segment encodes these proteins:
- the ubiA gene encoding 4-hydroxybenzoate octaprenyltransferase, with product MRARLPLYLRLIRMDKPIGSLLLLWPTLNALWIASNGHPRPGLLLIFIVGTILMRSAGCAINDYADRDFDKHVKRTENRPLTSGRIRAWEALALAGGLAVLSFLLILPLNGLTKWLSLIAVFVAGTYPFLKRFFAIPQAYLGIAFGFGIPMAFAAVQNDVPPLAWLMLLANVFWAVAYDTEYAMVDRDDDLKIGMRTSAITFGRFDVAAVMGCYLVFLAIYSGIGAALGYGLPFVVGLVLAAACVIYHHRLIAQRDRAGCFKAFLHNNWLGAAVFFGIAAQYWLPGVR from the coding sequence CTGCGCGCACGCTTGCCGCTGTATCTGCGGCTAATCCGGATGGACAAGCCGATTGGCAGCTTGCTGCTGCTCTGGCCGACCTTGAATGCCTTGTGGATTGCCTCCAACGGACATCCGCGGCCTGGCTTGCTGCTGATCTTCATCGTCGGCACGATTTTGATGCGCTCCGCCGGATGTGCGATCAATGACTACGCCGACCGCGACTTCGACAAGCATGTGAAGCGCACGGAAAACCGGCCGCTGACGTCGGGACGGATTCGTGCCTGGGAAGCGCTGGCGTTGGCCGGCGGGCTGGCGGTGCTGTCGTTCCTGTTGATTCTGCCGCTGAATGGGTTGACGAAATGGCTGTCGCTCATTGCCGTGTTCGTGGCGGGAACCTATCCCTTCCTGAAGCGCTTCTTCGCGATCCCGCAGGCCTATCTCGGCATCGCCTTCGGCTTTGGTATTCCGATGGCCTTTGCCGCCGTGCAGAACGATGTGCCGCCGCTGGCCTGGTTGATGCTGCTGGCCAACGTGTTTTGGGCCGTCGCCTATGACACCGAGTACGCGATGGTCGATCGCGACGACGATTTGAAGATCGGCATGCGCACCTCGGCGATTACCTTCGGTCGCTTCGATGTGGCTGCCGTAATGGGCTGCTATCTGGTGTTCCTGGCGATCTATTCCGGCATCGGCGCCGCGCTGGGCTATGGGCTGCCTTTCGTGGTCGGCTTGGTACTGGCCGCCGCCTGCGTCATCTATCACCATCGCCTGATCGCGCAGCGGGATCGGGCCGGTTGCTTCAAGGCATTTCTGCACAACAACTGGCTCGGTGCCGCCGTTTTCTTCGGCATCGCCGCGCAATACTGGCTACCCGGCGTACGCTGA
- a CDS encoding Dps family protein: protein MGKKEKSIAVNIGISDDDRKKLADGLSRLLADTYTLYLKTHYFHWNVTGPQFNSLHTMFETQYTELAVASDDIAERIRALGYFAPGSYKEFAKLTTIAESDGVPDAGAMIQQLVEGQEAVVRTARAIFPICDAAGDEPTADLLTQRMQTHEKTAWMLRSLLA from the coding sequence ATGGGCAAGAAAGAGAAGAGCATCGCGGTCAACATCGGCATCAGCGACGACGATCGCAAGAAGTTGGCGGACGGCCTGAGCCGTTTGCTGGCAGATACGTACACGCTGTACCTGAAGACGCATTATTTTCACTGGAATGTGACCGGTCCGCAGTTCAACTCGCTGCACACGATGTTCGAGACGCAGTACACGGAATTGGCCGTGGCGTCGGACGACATCGCCGAACGGATCCGCGCGTTGGGGTATTTCGCACCGGGCAGCTATAAGGAATTTGCCAAGCTGACGACGATCGCCGAATCGGATGGCGTGCCGGATGCAGGCGCGATGATTCAGCAACTGGTCGAAGGGCAGGAAGCCGTCGTGCGCACCGCGCGCGCGATCTTCCCGATCTGCGATGCCGCCGGCGACGAGCCGACCGCCGATCTGCTGACGCAACGTATGCAAACGCACGAAAAGACCGCATGGATGCTGCGCTCGCTGCTGGCTTGA
- a CDS encoding catalase: protein MNDRILTTAAGAPVGDNQNAMTAGPRGPVLLQDVWLIDKLAHFNREVIPERRVHAKGSGAFGTFTVTHDITPFTKAKLFSEIGKTSEIFLRFSTVAGERGAADTERDVRGFSVKFYTEEGNWDVVGNNTPVFFIRDPLKFPDFIHTQKRDPRTNMRSPTAAWDFWSLSPESLHQVTILMSDRGIPKNYRQMHGYGSHTFSMINADNERFWVKFHFKSKQDVENFTDAEAAAVVAGNREAAQQDLYDAIEDGNFPAWTVKIQVMPEKDAATYRYNPFDITKVWPHADYPLIDVGVMQLNRNPQNYFADVEQAAFSPANVVPGIGFSPDRLLQGRLFAYGDAHRYRVGINHHQIPVNATRNPNANAYHRDGLMRADGNKGGTPNYEPNRFGGFPQDPSVLEPVEAGGDVMRYDHRVDDDYYSQPAALFRSFDDAQKQRLFGNIARSIASVPEDIVARQVAHFRRVDPAYADGVIAALENLR, encoded by the coding sequence ATGAATGACCGCATTTTGACGACTGCAGCCGGCGCACCGGTGGGTGATAACCAGAATGCCATGACCGCGGGGCCGCGCGGCCCGGTGCTGTTGCAGGACGTCTGGCTGATCGACAAGCTCGCGCATTTCAATCGTGAAGTCATCCCGGAACGTCGGGTCCACGCAAAGGGATCGGGCGCGTTCGGCACGTTCACGGTCACGCACGACATCACGCCGTTCACGAAGGCGAAGCTGTTTTCCGAGATCGGCAAGACCAGCGAGATCTTCCTGCGGTTCTCCACGGTGGCCGGCGAGCGCGGCGCGGCCGACACCGAGCGCGATGTGCGCGGCTTTTCAGTGAAGTTCTACACCGAGGAAGGCAACTGGGACGTGGTGGGCAATAACACGCCGGTGTTCTTCATCCGCGACCCGCTGAAATTTCCGGACTTCATTCACACGCAGAAACGGGATCCGCGCACCAATATGCGCAGTCCGACGGCGGCGTGGGATTTCTGGTCGCTCTCGCCGGAATCGCTGCATCAGGTGACGATTCTGATGAGCGATCGCGGTATCCCGAAAAACTATCGGCAGATGCACGGCTATGGTTCGCACACGTTTTCGATGATCAATGCGGACAACGAACGTTTCTGGGTCAAGTTCCACTTCAAGTCGAAGCAGGATGTGGAGAACTTCACCGATGCGGAAGCGGCAGCCGTTGTCGCGGGCAATCGCGAAGCGGCGCAGCAGGACTTGTACGACGCGATCGAGGATGGCAATTTCCCGGCGTGGACGGTGAAGATCCAGGTGATGCCGGAAAAGGACGCGGCGACCTATCGCTACAATCCCTTCGATATCACGAAGGTTTGGCCGCACGCGGATTATCCGTTGATCGATGTCGGCGTCATGCAGTTGAACCGCAACCCGCAGAACTATTTCGCCGATGTCGAGCAGGCGGCCTTCTCGCCCGCGAATGTCGTGCCGGGCATCGGTTTCTCGCCGGATCGCTTGTTGCAGGGCCGCTTATTTGCCTACGGCGATGCACACCGCTATCGGGTGGGGATCAATCACCATCAGATTCCGGTCAACGCCACACGCAATCCGAATGCGAATGCCTATCACCGCGACGGCTTGATGCGCGCGGACGGCAACAAGGGCGGCACGCCGAACTACGAGCCGAATCGCTTCGGCGGGTTTCCGCAGGATCCATCGGTCCTGGAGCCGGTGGAAGCGGGCGGCGATGTCATGCGCTACGATCACCGGGTCGACGACGATTATTACAGCCAGCCCGCTGCCCTGTTTCGCAGTTTCGACGACGCGCAGAAGCAGCGGCTTTTCGGCAATATCGCCCGGTCGATCGCGAGCGTTCCCGAGGACATCGTAGCGCGCCAGGTGGCCCATTTCCGCCGCGTCGATCCGGCCTATGCCGATGGCGTGATCGCGGCGCTGGAAAATCTCCGCTAA
- a CDS encoding LysR substrate-binding domain-containing protein, with translation MTLTELKYIVAVARERHFGRAAEACFVSQPTLSVAIKKLEDELEVQIFERGTSEVSVTPVGGQIVAQAQRVLEQTLAIKEIAKQGQDPLAGPLRLGVIYTIGPYLLPALVKNMIELVPQMPLMLQENYTVKLLELLKQGELDVAIMALPFPETGLMVRPLYDEPFVVAVPRGHEWEKRQAIVAEDLKKETMLLLGNGHCFRDQVLGVCPELMRFSQNADGIQKTFEGSSLETIRHMVASGVGITVLPRTSVPQASDMDRKTDSGLLSYVPFTAPAPDRRVVLAWRKSFTRHEAIEAVCNAVLACDLQGVEKLDLPAVAQ, from the coding sequence ATGACGCTTACTGAACTGAAATACATCGTCGCCGTGGCCCGTGAGCGTCACTTCGGCCGGGCCGCCGAGGCCTGCTTCGTCAGTCAGCCGACGCTGTCGGTCGCGATCAAGAAGCTCGAGGACGAGCTCGAGGTGCAGATCTTCGAACGCGGCACCAGCGAGGTCAGCGTGACGCCGGTAGGCGGTCAGATCGTGGCACAGGCCCAGCGCGTGCTGGAGCAGACGCTGGCGATCAAGGAAATCGCGAAACAGGGACAGGACCCGTTGGCCGGTCCGCTGCGGCTGGGCGTGATCTATACGATCGGACCGTATCTGCTGCCGGCGCTGGTCAAGAACATGATCGAGCTCGTGCCGCAGATGCCGTTGATGCTGCAGGAGAACTACACGGTCAAGCTGCTGGAATTGCTGAAGCAGGGCGAGCTGGACGTGGCGATCATGGCGCTGCCGTTCCCCGAAACCGGTTTGATGGTGCGGCCGCTCTACGATGAACCGTTCGTCGTGGCCGTCCCACGCGGCCACGAATGGGAGAAACGTCAGGCGATCGTCGCCGAGGACCTGAAGAAGGAAACGATGCTCTTGCTCGGCAATGGCCATTGCTTCCGCGACCAGGTTTTGGGCGTCTGTCCGGAGCTGATGCGTTTCTCGCAAAACGCCGACGGCATCCAGAAGACGTTCGAGGGCTCGTCGCTGGAGACGATTCGCCATATGGTGGCGAGCGGCGTCGGCATCACGGTGCTTCCGCGCACGTCGGTGCCACAGGCATCCGATATGGATCGCAAGACCGATAGCGGCTTGTTGTCCTATGTGCCGTTCACGGCGCCCGCGCCCGACCGCCGTGTCGTGCTGGCCTGGCGCAAGAGCTTTACCCGCCACGAGGCGATCGAAGCGGTTTGCAATGCGGTCCTCGCCTGCGATCTGCAAGGCGTGGAAAAGCTCGATCTGCCCGCCGTCGCCCAGTAA
- the recG gene encoding ATP-dependent DNA helicase RecG: MPADKKAPAKKTAGSDAAAKLNKLGLARDIDLVLHLPMRYEDETRITPFGQLMPGMLAQVEVRVLDSEVSYRPRKQLVVRVEDAAALAVSERALAGAGGAALDEAPGREMPGRRFGEPLSLRFLNFYGSQLRHFTPGALLRVRGEVRGGFLGLEMVHPTYRAVEPDTPLPAALTPVYPSTAGVSQAYLRKAIDNAMTRTPLPELVPAALMPSQEIARAGRFGDGPRGLPTLAEAVRALHHPAKDVDEQALSDRTHPAWVRIKFDELLAQQLSLARARAERRAQAAPAMPVPQPLRTAAGSSAPASASASTQERGSEGRPDSNRHADRTEPAAGSLTERLLRALPFELTDAQRKVCAEISGDLAVRYPMQRLLQGDVGSGKTVVAALAATQAIDAGYQVALMAPTEILAEQHARKLRGWLEPLGVHVGWLAGSLGAKAKRAALEAAASGVAQLTIGTHAIIQDTVTFARLGLVIVDEQHRFGVGQRLALRQKAQNPAAAPIGGREVAVAAGGTPSLAPLAPGVQPHQLMMSATPIPRTLAMTYYADLDVSTIDALPPGRTPIVTKTISDLRRAEVVERVRQAALRGAQIYWVCPLIEESEALQLQTAVDTHGALAAAMPELRIGLIHGKLAAAEKQSVMDDFAAARTHVLVATTVIEVGVDVPNASLMVIEHAERFGLAQLHQLRGRVGRGSAASACVLMYAQPLGQIAKSRLQTMRDTTDGFEIARRDLEIRGPGEFLGARQSGAAMLRFADLEVDRWLVEPAHALAQTLLASEPLAAQAHLDRWLGTRAQFLKA, from the coding sequence ATGCCTGCGGATAAGAAGGCTCCTGCGAAAAAAACCGCCGGCAGCGATGCGGCCGCCAAGTTGAACAAACTCGGGCTGGCCCGCGATATCGATCTGGTCCTGCATCTGCCGATGCGCTATGAGGACGAGACACGCATCACGCCGTTCGGACAGTTGATGCCCGGCATGCTGGCGCAGGTCGAAGTGCGCGTATTGGATTCGGAAGTGTCCTATCGGCCGCGTAAACAGTTGGTTGTACGCGTCGAGGATGCGGCGGCGCTCGCCGTTTCGGAGCGCGCGCTTGCCGGTGCCGGGGGCGCGGCGCTCGACGAGGCGCCAGGACGCGAGATGCCGGGGCGGCGTTTCGGCGAACCGCTGAGCCTGCGCTTCCTCAATTTCTACGGGTCGCAGCTGCGTCATTTCACGCCGGGCGCGCTGTTGCGTGTTCGCGGCGAGGTGCGTGGCGGCTTTCTCGGGCTCGAGATGGTGCATCCGACCTATCGCGCGGTCGAACCGGACACGCCGTTGCCTGCCGCGTTGACGCCCGTCTATCCGTCCACGGCGGGCGTCAGCCAGGCGTATCTGCGTAAGGCCATCGATAACGCGATGACCCGCACGCCCTTGCCGGAGCTGGTTCCAGCCGCCTTGATGCCGTCGCAGGAGATCGCTCGCGCCGGGCGGTTCGGCGACGGCCCGCGTGGTTTGCCGACGCTGGCCGAGGCGGTCCGCGCCTTGCATCACCCTGCCAAGGATGTCGACGAGCAGGCGCTGAGCGACCGTACGCACCCGGCGTGGGTGCGGATCAAATTCGATGAACTACTGGCCCAGCAACTGTCGCTCGCCCGCGCACGCGCCGAACGGCGGGCGCAGGCGGCGCCGGCCATGCCGGTGCCGCAACCGCTGCGGACGGCGGCCGGGTCGTCTGCGCCAGCGTCGGCGTCGGCGTCGACGCAGGAGCGCGGTTCCGAAGGGCGGCCGGATAGCAACCGCCATGCTGACCGGACCGAGCCGGCCGCCGGCTCGCTGACCGAGCGTTTACTGCGGGCCTTGCCGTTCGAACTCACCGATGCGCAGCGCAAGGTCTGCGCCGAGATTTCCGGCGACCTGGCTGTGCGTTACCCGATGCAGCGCTTATTGCAGGGCGATGTCGGCAGCGGCAAGACGGTCGTGGCCGCGTTGGCGGCGACGCAGGCGATCGATGCCGGCTATCAGGTGGCTCTGATGGCGCCCACCGAAATTCTCGCCGAGCAGCATGCGCGCAAGCTGCGCGGCTGGCTCGAACCGCTCGGCGTCCATGTGGGCTGGCTGGCGGGTAGCCTGGGTGCGAAAGCGAAGCGCGCCGCCCTCGAGGCGGCGGCGTCGGGTGTCGCGCAATTGACGATCGGCACCCATGCGATCATTCAGGACACGGTGACGTTCGCGCGCCTGGGCCTGGTGATTGTCGACGAGCAGCACCGCTTCGGTGTAGGGCAGCGGCTCGCGCTGCGGCAGAAAGCACAGAATCCGGCCGCCGCGCCGATCGGCGGCCGCGAGGTCGCGGTCGCAGCGGGCGGCACGCCGAGCTTGGCGCCTTTGGCCCCGGGCGTGCAGCCGCACCAGTTGATGATGAGTGCGACGCCGATTCCGCGGACATTGGCGATGACCTATTACGCGGACCTCGACGTCTCGACGATCGACGCGCTGCCGCCGGGACGGACGCCGATCGTGACCAAGACGATCTCCGACCTGCGGCGCGCCGAAGTGGTGGAGCGCGTCCGCCAAGCCGCCTTGCGCGGCGCGCAGATCTACTGGGTTTGCCCGTTGATCGAGGAAAGCGAGGCGTTGCAACTGCAAACCGCCGTCGATACACACGGCGCCCTGGCCGCCGCCATGCCGGAGCTGCGCATTGGCCTGATTCACGGCAAATTGGCGGCAGCGGAGAAGCAGTCGGTCATGGACGACTTCGCCGCCGCCCGCACGCATGTGCTGGTGGCGACGACCGTCATTGAGGTAGGCGTGGATGTGCCCAACGCGTCGCTGATGGTGATCGAACACGCCGAACGTTTCGGTTTGGCGCAGTTGCACCAGCTCCGAGGCCGTGTCGGACGCGGCAGCGCGGCATCCGCCTGCGTCCTGATGTATGCCCAGCCGCTGGGACAGATCGCCAAATCGCGACTGCAGACGATGCGCGACACGACGGACGGCTTCGAGATCGCGCGTCGGGACTTGGAGATTCGCGGGCCGGGCGAATTCCTCGGCGCGCGCCAGTCCGGCGCCGCCATGCTGCGATTTGCCGATCTGGAAGTGGACCGCTGGCTGGTCGAGCCGGCGCACGCGCTGGCGCAGACGCTGCTCGCCAGCGAACCGCTTGCCGCGCAAGCCCACCTGGACCGCTGGCTGGGCACGCGTGCGCAATTCCTGAAGGCCTGA
- the queA gene encoding tRNA preQ1(34) S-adenosylmethionine ribosyltransferase-isomerase QueA: MYTLSDFDFNLPEALIAQYALPERSASRLLHVGPPAAAATPALTDHRFADLVSFLRPGDLLVFNDTKVLKARFFGTKESGGQVEVLIERLVEDPAGTPRNGTGGTTALAQVRASKSPRPGTTLRLADAFDVVVGERVGQFYTLVFPAPCLDLIEQYGRLPLPPYIQHTPDASDETRYQTVYAANPGAVAAPTAGLHFDEALLAALDAAGVGRATLTLHVGAGTFQPVRTENIAEHVMHSESYEIPPALADAINATRAAGGRVIAVGTTSMRALESAARDQAETSEALAADALLPLRPHRAETDIFITPGYRFRVVDCLITNFHLPKSTLMMLVSAFSGVETIRAAYRHAIAQQYRFFSYGDAMFLTRTPEAHSDAQV; encoded by the coding sequence ATGTACACGCTCTCCGATTTCGATTTTAATCTGCCCGAGGCGCTGATCGCGCAATATGCGCTGCCGGAACGCAGCGCCAGCCGATTGCTGCACGTCGGGCCGCCCGCCGCAGCCGCCACGCCGGCCCTCACGGACCATCGTTTTGCCGATCTGGTCTCCTTCCTGCGCCCCGGCGATTTGCTGGTCTTCAACGACACCAAGGTCCTCAAAGCCCGCTTCTTCGGCACGAAGGAAAGTGGCGGCCAGGTCGAGGTACTGATCGAGCGGCTGGTCGAAGACCCGGCCGGCACGCCCCGAAACGGCACCGGCGGGACGACCGCCCTGGCCCAGGTGCGTGCCAGCAAGTCGCCGCGTCCCGGCACGACGCTGCGGCTTGCCGACGCCTTCGATGTCGTCGTCGGCGAGCGCGTCGGCCAGTTCTACACGCTGGTCTTTCCGGCACCTTGCCTGGACCTGATCGAGCAATACGGTCGGCTGCCGCTGCCACCGTACATCCAGCACACGCCGGACGCAAGCGACGAGACCCGCTACCAGACGGTCTATGCGGCCAATCCGGGGGCCGTCGCGGCCCCGACGGCAGGCCTGCATTTCGACGAAGCGTTGCTCGCGGCGCTCGATGCAGCCGGGGTCGGGCGCGCGACGCTGACCTTGCATGTGGGCGCGGGCACGTTCCAACCGGTGCGCACCGAGAATATCGCCGAGCACGTGATGCACAGCGAATCGTACGAGATTCCGCCGGCGCTGGCCGATGCGATCAATGCCACGCGCGCGGCCGGCGGACGCGTGATCGCCGTGGGCACGACCTCGATGCGCGCGCTGGAATCCGCTGCACGCGACCAGGCCGAGACGTCCGAGGCGCTGGCTGCCGATGCCTTGCTGCCGCTACGGCCACACCGCGCGGAGACCGATATTTTCATTACGCCCGGTTATCGCTTCCGCGTCGTCGACTGCTTGATCACGAACTTCCATTTGCCGAAGTCGACGTTGATGATGCTGGTGTCGGCCTTCTCCGGCGTGGAGACGATTCGCGCCGCCTACCGCCACGCCATCGCGCAGCAATACCGTTTCTTCAGCTATGGCGACGCCATGTTTTTGACCCGCACGCCCGAGGCCCACTCCGATGCTCAAGTTTGA
- the tgt gene encoding tRNA guanosine(34) transglycosylase Tgt: protein MLKFELLGTDGHARRGRITVDHGVIETPIFMPVGTYGTVKAMTPRDLHEINAQIVLGNTFHLWLRPGLETIAQHGGLHAFMGWNKPILTDSGGFQVFSLGDLRKISEDGVRFASPINGDKLFLSPEISMQIQRVLNSDIVMQFDECTPYQVDGVPTSHDLAAESMRMSARWARRSRDEFDREQNPNALFGIVQGGMFENLRDESLERLSEIPFDGLAIGGLSVGEPKADMMRILAHTGPKLPADKPHYLMGVGTPEDLVNGVAHGVDMFDCVMPTRNARNGWLFTRFGDLKIKNASFKNDMRPLDETCGCYACQNFTRGYLHHLHRIGEILGAQLNTIHNLHYYLTLMQEIRDAIDARQFDAFVKRFQEDRARGVT, encoded by the coding sequence ATGCTCAAGTTTGAACTGCTCGGCACCGACGGCCATGCCCGCCGTGGCCGCATTACCGTCGATCACGGCGTCATCGAGACGCCGATCTTCATGCCGGTGGGCACCTACGGCACCGTGAAGGCAATGACCCCGCGCGACCTGCACGAGATCAACGCGCAGATCGTCCTGGGCAATACCTTCCACCTGTGGCTGCGTCCGGGTCTGGAGACGATCGCCCAGCATGGCGGCCTGCATGCCTTCATGGGCTGGAACAAGCCGATTCTGACCGATTCCGGCGGTTTCCAGGTATTCAGCCTTGGCGACCTGCGCAAGATCAGCGAGGACGGCGTCCGCTTCGCCTCCCCCATCAACGGCGACAAGCTCTTCCTGTCACCGGAAATTTCGATGCAGATTCAGCGCGTGCTGAATTCGGACATCGTCATGCAATTCGACGAATGCACGCCCTATCAGGTCGACGGCGTCCCCACCTCGCACGATCTGGCGGCCGAATCGATGCGGATGTCGGCGCGCTGGGCACGGCGTTCACGCGACGAATTCGATCGCGAGCAGAATCCCAACGCCTTGTTCGGCATCGTCCAGGGCGGCATGTTCGAGAATCTGCGCGACGAATCGCTGGAGCGGCTGAGCGAGATTCCGTTCGACGGCCTGGCGATCGGCGGCCTGTCCGTGGGCGAGCCGAAGGCGGACATGATGCGCATCCTCGCGCACACCGGCCCGAAACTGCCCGCCGACAAACCGCACTATCTGATGGGCGTCGGCACGCCGGAAGATCTGGTCAACGGCGTGGCGCATGGCGTGGACATGTTCGACTGCGTAATGCCCACGCGCAATGCGCGCAATGGCTGGCTGTTCACCCGATTTGGCGACCTGAAGATCAAGAATGCGTCGTTCAAGAACGATATGCGCCCGCTGGACGAGACCTGTGGCTGCTACGCCTGCCAAAACTTCACGCGCGGCTATTTGCACCATCTGCACCGCATCGGCGAGATTCTCGGGGCGCAGTTGAATACGATTCACAACCTGCATTACTACCTGACGCTGATGCAGGAGATTCGGGACGCGATCGATGCGCGGCAATTCGACGCATTCGTGAAACGCTTCCAGGAGGACCGCGCGCGCGGCGTCACCTAG
- the yajC gene encoding preprotein translocase subunit YajC: protein MSFLPLILMFVVLYFIMIRPQMKRQKEHRNMLAAVDKGDEVVTSGGLVGKISKVGEAYVGVQIADNVEITVQKGAITTVLPKGTIKAL from the coding sequence ATGAGTTTCCTGCCACTGATCCTGATGTTCGTGGTTCTGTACTTCATCATGATCCGTCCGCAGATGAAGCGCCAAAAGGAACATCGGAACATGTTGGCTGCCGTCGACAAGGGTGACGAAGTCGTCACCAGCGGCGGCCTGGTCGGCAAGATCAGCAAGGTCGGCGAAGCCTATGTCGGCGTTCAAATCGCCGATAACGTCGAGATCACCGTCCAAAAGGGCGCGATCACGACCGTGCTGCCGAAGGGCACGATCAAGGCGCTGTAA
- the secD gene encoding protein translocase subunit SecD yields the protein MNRYPLWKYIVMLVAVAIGLLYTLPNLFGETPAVQVQSLKATVKVDASVMARVEQTLQSNNIDAADVSFENSPTNSSIHVRLRDGDTQLRTKDALQKALNDDPSNPTYIVALSLQSASPHWLTALMARPMYLGLDLRGGVHFLLQVDMAGALQKRLESDATDARSLLRGKNIRDGGINRVNDTLAIDFSDAQVAAQARDALVASGSDLQWNVVNNGGGAQVVGTFSDQTRRTVQDDAVKQNMQTLHNRVNELGVSEPVIQQQGADRIVVELPGIQDTAKAKDIIGRTATLEARLVDPNAAQNPQPTDPVPPGDELFTQGRGAPVFLRKQVIFSGDQITSASAGFDEQQRPAVMIKLNAAGGRILRTVSRDNIGKPMAIVLFERDKGEVLTVATIQSELGESFQITGSSDTQAANDLALLLRAGALAAPMNIIEERSVGPSLGADNIKRGFDSVAYGFAAIAVFMVAYYMLFGVFSAISLSVNLLLLVAVLSMLQATLTLPGIAAIALTLGMAIDANVLINERIREELRNGHPPQTAISSGFTHAWATIFDSNVTTLIAGLALLAFGSGPVRGFAVVHCIGIVTSMFSAVFFSRGLVNLWYGGRRRLQSLAIGQVWGRPTSTPEAGALAHSDASAKSVPQAGKLIGAEAANAGKKSKLSRAQVARDSSQGGASGSNAAGDTPNSSSGAGSKTGQGKRGGKSR from the coding sequence ATGAATCGTTACCCCCTCTGGAAGTACATCGTGATGCTGGTGGCGGTCGCCATCGGTCTCTTGTATACGCTGCCGAATCTGTTTGGTGAAACGCCTGCGGTTCAGGTCCAAAGCCTGAAAGCGACCGTGAAGGTGGACGCCTCGGTGATGGCACGCGTCGAGCAGACGCTGCAGTCGAACAATATCGATGCTGCCGACGTCTCGTTCGAGAACAGTCCGACCAATTCGAGCATCCACGTCCGGCTGCGCGACGGCGATACGCAGTTGCGCACCAAGGACGCATTGCAAAAGGCGCTGAACGACGATCCGTCGAACCCCACCTATATCGTCGCACTGAGCCTGCAAAGCGCCTCCCCGCATTGGCTGACCGCGCTGATGGCGCGTCCGATGTACCTCGGCCTGGATCTGCGCGGTGGCGTGCACTTCCTGTTGCAGGTGGACATGGCCGGCGCGCTGCAGAAGCGACTGGAATCCGATGCGACCGATGCGCGTAGCCTGCTGCGTGGCAAGAACATCCGCGATGGCGGCATCAATCGCGTCAACGACACGTTGGCGATCGATTTCTCGGACGCGCAAGTCGCCGCTCAGGCACGCGACGCGCTGGTTGCGAGCGGCTCGGATCTGCAATGGAATGTCGTCAACAACGGCGGCGGCGCGCAGGTAGTCGGGACGTTCTCGGACCAGACGCGCCGTACGGTGCAGGACGACGCGGTCAAGCAAAACATGCAGACGCTGCATAACCGCGTCAACGAATTGGGCGTCTCCGAACCGGTGATCCAGCAACAGGGTGCCGATCGCATCGTCGTCGAGTTGCCGGGGATTCAGGACACGGCGAAGGCGAAGGACATCATCGGCCGCACGGCCACGCTGGAGGCGCGTCTGGTCGATCCGAACGCCGCGCAGAATCCGCAGCCGACGGACCCGGTCCCGCCGGGCGACGAGCTGTTCACGCAAGGCCGCGGCGCGCCGGTGTTCCTGCGAAAGCAGGTGATTTTCTCCGGCGACCAGATCACCAGCGCCTCGGCGGGCTTCGACGAGCAGCAACGTCCGGCCGTGATGATCAAGCTGAACGCCGCCGGCGGCCGTATTTTGCGTACGGTGTCGCGCGACAACATCGGCAAGCCGATGGCGATCGTCCTGTTCGAACGCGACAAGGGCGAAGTGCTGACGGTGGCGACGATCCAGTCGGAACTGGGTGAAAGCTTCCAGATCACCGGCTCCTCCGACACGCAGGCCGCAAACGATCTGGCGCTGCTGCTGCGCGCCGGTGCGCTGGCGGCGCCGATGAACATCATCGAAGAGCGTTCGGTGGGCCCGAGCCTGGGCGCCGACAATATCAAGCGCGGTTTCGATTCGGTCGCCTACGGCTTTGCGGCGATCGCGGTGTTCATGGTCGCCTACTACATGCTGTTCGGCGTGTTTTCGGCGATCTCGCTGTCGGTCAACCTGCTGTTGCTGGTGGCGGTGCTGTCGATGCTGCAGGCCACGCTGACGTTGCCGGGCATCGCCGCCATCGCGCTGACGCTGGGGATGGCGATCGATGCGAACGTGCTGATCAACGAGCGGATCCGCGAGGAATTGCGTAACGGCCATCCGCCGCAAACGGCGATCTCGTCCGGTTTCACGCATGCCTGGGCGACGATCTTCGACTCGAACGTCACCACGCTGATCGCCGGCCTGGCCCTGCTCGCTTTCGGCTCCGGCCCGGTGCGCGGCTTCGCGGTCGTCCACTGTATCGGTATCGTCACCTCGATGTTCAGTGCCGTGTTCTTCTCGCGCGGGCTGGTGAACCTGTGGTACGGCGGCCGTCGTCGTCTGCAATCGCTGGCGATCGGTCAAGTCTGGGGTCGTCCGACCAGCACGCCCGAGGCGGGCGCCCTGGCGCATTCGGATGCGTCGGCCAAGTCCGTGCCGCAGGCGGGCAAGCTGATCGGCGCGGAAGCGGCGAACGCAGGCAAGAAAAGCAAGTTGAGCCGGGCGCAGGTCGCGCGTGACAGCTCGCAAGGCGGCGCATCGGGCAGCAACGCTGCCGGCGACACTCCCAACAGCAGCAGCGGTGCGGGCAGCAAGACCGGCCAAGGCAAGCGCGGCGGCAAGTCGCGCTGA